aaaatctcattgaAAAACTTGGTTAACCAATTGATGTCTTTTcctccaagacccttccaaacctcaatcagGATATTATCAGGTTCTACTGCCCTAccaattttcatcttctttagaGTCTCTTTTACCTCGAAGCCTCGAATCattcgatagtagtcaaagttttgatctccttcccttgtgcataactgaccaaggctcggaagagtcttatgtccttcattaaataactcatagaagtagctcttctaccttttattaatcttatcctcttgagccaacacctctccatccttatcctttatgcacttaacatgatccaaatctctcgttcttctttcacgGCTCTTTacgattctatatataccttgtTCTCTTTCTTTCGTtcccaaagactggtagagaccctgATATGCTTTTGTTCATACTTCACTTTTATCCACTTTTGTCTCTTAGCCGCATTATTTGTGACGTAATGCagataattgaaaaaatataacgCGAGTAGTAGTGGTGGAGAAAAAGGTAGtttagaaattttatttaatttgttagggtttggataattttgcttgcaaaattcattttttttgtggATACAAATGATAATTTTCGTCTTCTATGGATAAATATGTCAGCATCTTCAACTTTTATGGATAGAAATGGTAGTTTACtctttgaaataattaattgtatgaatggaataaattttattatttttatctttgtgattttttttatttgccttttttatttgtttattagacacaattttaacattttaatttttaataataataaaattacaaatcaaatattttttagtctaatttaatttgaacaTTAATGTgagaatgaattttttttaaattaaaaattatatttttattgtattttaaatcaaagaaaaaaaattcttgcGACAGTCCTATAAGTATTAAAAACTTGAGAGCATGTGACTaaggttaaaaaattttgatatagtaGTAGAATGAGTGTTATACTTTAACGTGGTGATTTGTGGTGTTTTTTAAAACTATAGgggtacacaaatcggacccaTCGATTtgtattgaaaaaattttaaaattcttttaacacaaatcggagggtccgagtACAGAAATCGGACAGTCCAATTTGTGTACCTAAAAATCGGACAGTCCGATTTCTGTACTTCTTAAAAATTGGACGATCCGATTTATACTCCGTACATTAAATCATcccatattttaaaaaaattacagtatatcataatttaaaaaaacaccattattaatccaatacaaaaaataaaaaaatgtgtgaCTACTGACTAACATCCAATTTTAAAAACCTCAAGTAAATTACTCATCTTTAAAGATGCGCCCGTATTTAAAATTCGGGCGATTTTGGTAATTTGCCCGGAACAATTCGATTGATTGCAGCCTCCCTAAGGtaaaagagaaaggaagagaCTTGCCACTTGCGAACACCCAAAAAATTGAAATGGCAGAGAGTCGTTATGATTCGGATTCGGGAACATTGCTGGAAACCCTAAGAAGAAGGGGTTGGTGCCTGCAAGAAAATGATCAATTGAAGGCCACCGTCATGATTCAACGGGCGCTGGCCCATGACACTTCAATGGTCGTCGATTCCGTCGAGTCGGAGCTCCTTAATGCCGACCTTAGATCCATCGGAGCTAAGTCCTTGCCCGAACCTTCTGTTCTTCGTAGCTCTCCTTCTTCATATCTTCATGGTCCCAAAGTCCTTCAGGCATGGAAACTGTGTCTCTTTGTTCCcttaaatatttactttttctttttttctgcaAGTCATTCTTTTTGTAGCTTATAATTATGGTTTGATACCAAGTGAGGTTCGTTAATGGGATAAGTATTATGGTCCGTATTCAGTGGTCTAGGGTTCCTGAGAATGTCAAAAATCCTGGTAGGACTGCCCTATATGAGAATTGAGAAATGTTAGGGCCAACACTTTTTATTAATATCACTTTGGGCCACCACTTTAGTTTTATAatattagggtttaggatttagaatttaaatataaaaatacctTTGTTGACAAGTATTAGCCAAAAAAGTAATGAATTTTGTTGGTCATGTAGCATTGCTCATGAGAATTTATATAGTTTGGAGCCACACTAATGGGTTCCTGGTAATAGGACCTGGATGCGGTTCAAACACCAAATGGTTTGATTTGCTGCTTCCTTAATATACCTTTGTGCcattttaattattcttgttttaaaGGAAATGGTGACCGAGTCTTTGTTAGTTTTAGCAGATATCTTCAGTGAGGGACATTTCTAAGAGCAGTGTGGATGACGTAACAAGAAATTCTGGTGGCCGGAGACTTCTTAGGTTGTGTCTCACTGATGGGCACTTCGAGATAATTGGTATTGAATATTCTCACATCCCGTCTATACCTGACAATGTGGCTCCTGGTACTAAGgtaatgctttatttgatttctctttgtttatttctttgcTATGGGATAATTACAGAGGGCATAGTTTCTGTTACAATTagtatttgaatttaattttgatactgaGTGTAAAACAGTTTTACACATGCATCCAATTACATGACAGTATGTTAGCAAAGATAAACTATCTTTGACATTGACTGCGGGAATAGTCATCGAAAAGAACGGATGTGATTTAGACATAAATTTTACACGGTTAGTTCATCAAAACTAAActtactatttttaaaaaatttatattttaaagatCAGTACATTGATTAGTGTATTTTATAtactgtttaaaactttaaatgcCTTGTAGTGAAGTAATTCTAAATCCAGAATCTGAATGAATCAGTTCTTCTTGAGGACCATGTacactatttttattttgcctagagtttaggatttagggtatAGAGAGAGGGGTCTTGGAAGGAATtgagggagagggagaggaaTAGGAAAGAGAATTAAGTGTCCTCTAGTGGTAACTGAGGGAATACTTGTATAGAGTGCAAGAATGTGCAAGGTTAGGGAAATTAGCAGAATCATGGAAGAGCTCGGACCGTCAAAAGCTCAGGgagtttccttctttcttttgtttttgatattgtGCTTCTTGATTGCTATAGCTTATTGGTATCCATTCAGGTTATATCAATATGCTAGttattccttcaatttctgctCGTAAACCTGTTTCTATCAAAGACCTAGCTGTATACATAATACTCAGATTAGACAGGAGAGAAAGAAAGGGTTCCCATATATGAGGGTGCTCACAAAAACTAACGCTTCCAAATGTACCCAAATCACCTCTATATACTTCCttatctctttctttctttctatatatcTTTATTCTTATGTGTATTCCTAAATCAGCATTATGTAATACGATACTATTTTATTGCCATTGGACAGATCTGTTTGGAAAACAAAGTTGCAGTTCATAATGGTATAGCTTGCTTAAATCCTAAAGCATTGACTGTTTTAGGAGGCGTTGTGCAATCACTCTATGAAGAGTGGCAGATGAACCAAAAATATTCAGGATTTTCCCGATCATCTCTCAGACATCTAGAGGATCGTGACGCAGGTGGACCTCCTCCATTTGTGAAGCTGCAGGTTGGATCTTCCTCAGGTCAAAATGGGAATCTTTTtgtatttctttcctttttcttgctAGTTATACCAAACCAAGAACTATCAGAAATGGTGGTAGGATCAATGGCACAAAAGTTTGTCTTTCAACTTTTAACCTTTTATTAATTTCATTTGATGCTAAATGAAGATTGATATGAATGACTATGTTACAGTTTGACTTTAAACACCAAATGCATTCCTTGCAATTGAAATTTCAAAACTCACAAATTGTTTTTGTGGAATTGACAAAGATAGTGATATTGGGCAGGCTATGCAGATTATAAGTCTAGTAGTAGTAAGCCCACTGCTGTGGTTGCTGAAGCTAAGATGAAGGCAACTGATTCACACCGAGGCCATACTCAGAAAGCAGATATCTCCTCCGATGTAAATTTAAAACCCAAATTGCCCTCAGAAAAAGCTGTGGACAAACCTAGTACTTCAGAACCAAGACCCAGAGAAGGTGTTTTTGTCTGATCCTTTTCTAATTACTTCTTGTGTCTATGATAGAGCTAAAGTTCAGAACAGGAAAAATTTATGAGGTTTGATATTGTTTGCCTTTAGTTTTCTTTTAGTCTGTTAGTTGAAACATGGAATGCCATCAGTTTCTCAATTCATTGAGGAATGTCAACATTATAAACTTGTTATTGGAGACCATATACAAATGACATGGTTTAACAAGTTGACTTTCCACATCTGTGACTATATATGTGTATAGACTTGACAGTGTTTCGGAATGTACTGATGAATTGTAGCTTCAATATGAAAACCATGTCTTGTTTAGCATTTAAATAAGACATAATTGCCTGTACCACGTTGTTTCTCATGTTTTTCGCGATATTGACCCCTTCCGACAGCTGTGGAACCTGTTCCTGTGCAAAATCAAGCTGCTGCCCAAAAATTACTTCAGAAACTAAATCAACCAAATCAGGAAAACTGCCGTTTTAAGGGTCGGAAACATAGAGggaaagggaaagaagaagatcCGGTTGTATATACTCTTGAAGAATATGAAACTAGAAAAGCCCAGGCAAAGCCATTGAAGAAAGACGAGGTGTCGGACGTTAGTCGTGATGGGCAGCTTGCTAGGCAGCTTCAGAATCAATTTAACCTTGAAGATTGTTCGGTCAGTAGCTTAATCCCTTTagtcttctctttttttctttctgtatTCACTGTACCTGTTCCAATCCATCAGCTACTTGATTAGGTACAAGGGGATCCCCATGAAGCTGAGGTGCAAGACATTAGAATGAGCATGTTGTAGGGGTAGGGGAAGGGGAAGGGGAAGAGGAAGAGGTAGGGGAAGATATGGTTAGGTGGCTATCTTGCTCATCTTGTTTGCATAGTAGATATTTTCtgttttccttttggttttctttttgttccaATTATGACAATGATCTTGATTTTATCTCCTGGCTACGTTTTTTATACATGCTCAAGCGGAATTTGAGTTCATCATTCGTGTAGGTATATTGAATTTGAGCCTTTCCTAATCTCTTCCAATggcttcaattttcaaaatagaGATAAAGTGATAAACACGGacattcaaaataaatattctcttaggctcttcaaagttcaaacattGTGGATACAGTCGCGGTCGAAGATACAAATACAGAAgctcaaaataagaaaataatagtTGAGTCTCTCATGAATGATTTCTTTCACAATCAGACGAGGGGGATATTTGCTATTATTCAACAGTattactgaaaaaaaaaaaataacaatttcaTAAATGAATGAGGCAATAATGCTTATAAAAGTTGTGACCAAGACATGTACTTTCTGCTCCGGTTCGTGCATCTAAACAAGCCTATGGCTCCAAATTTTTGTTCCTTTCTAAATGTGTACATTGGGTTCGTGTATCTAAACAACCCATTAAACATTTTCATTAGTCATTTCCTCAACTGAAACATCTCTGCTATTGTAGTGTTGCATCCACCAAAGATTCGAGGTGATAGAAGTCTCAAGTCGTGCTTTTAATCCACGGGGCAAGGATTGAGTAGTTTCAACGGACCGTGCTTTGCATGCATAGGCTGGGTTTAGTGTTTTTCACGGCCGTGCTCGGTGGTGTGTGATTGTGTCCACAGGGCATAATGTGTCCACGAGCTGTGCTTAGTTTCAAGGTCGGGTTTGTGCAAAGCACGGATGGAGGTGGTGGTGCTACGGTAAACTACAACTCTACAAGGTTAGTGCTATTCTTTGCCCTCCACAGAAAATGCCTATTACTTTTGGatgatcttttttatttgaaaaaagaactGTTTGTGAGTAATTGACTATCATTTTGCTTGTTTAGCTTGGTTGCACGTTGCTCGATTAAGTTtaataatgttattttgttGAACCAAATGCTTGTGTGCTATTGAATTTTTGTTAGTGTAATGGTTGGTAgttgtttcgagggttacctaaaacggTGATTTGGGCCAGACTCCTTATGAGGCAGCGTCCGACTTGTGTTGGCGTTGAGATGCCATCGTCCGAGTTTCTCGTGAGAATGTGCGGGGTGGTACTTGCAAGAGattccgatacttaagttagcaaaggCTTTAGgcaagtttttagtagaatgGGACGTGAATATAtttgaggggtgtcagtgtatttatagtagaaagATAAT
The Arachis duranensis cultivar V14167 chromosome 5, aradu.V14167.gnm2.J7QH, whole genome shotgun sequence genome window above contains:
- the LOC107490939 gene encoding uncharacterized protein LOC107490939, giving the protein MAESRYDSDSGTLLETLRRRGWCLQENDQLKATVMIQRALAHDTSMVVDSVESELLNADLRSIGAKSLPEPSVLRSSPSSYLHGPKVLQISSVRDISKSSVDDVTRNSGGRRLLRLCLTDGHFEIIGIEYSHIPSIPDNVAPGTKICLENKVAVHNGIACLNPKALTVLGGVVQSLYEEWQMNQKYSGFSRSSLRHLEDRDAGGPPPFVKLQVGSSSGYADYKSSSSKPTAVVAEAKMKATDSHRGHTQKADISSDVNLKPKLPSEKAVDKPSTSEPRPREAVEPVPVQNQAAAQKLLQKLNQPNQENCRFKGRKHRGKGKEEDPVVYTLEEYETRKAQAKPLKKDEVSDVSRDGQLARQLQNQFNLEDCSVQGDPHEAEVQDIRMSML